In the genome of Fusobacterium necrogenes, one region contains:
- a CDS encoding MlaA family lipoprotein, protein MKINRLIIIFMLILSITTFSKESEEVKNIDNSFEYFEVYDPLEPINRRIYYFNYQFDKYIFLPSVKFYRAITPELLRKGVKNFFNNAQNISTTGNSLLQLKIKKAMRAIGRFTMNSAVGIGGIVDVASNMGMPKPYEDFGLTLAHYGVRKGPYLILPILGPSSLRDAFGMGVDIFSRGMLYYTSDLDILNNTSVSILYAIDKRAGIPFEYHQTGSPFEYEYIRFLYCKYRRLQIELGSEVF, encoded by the coding sequence ATGAAAATAAATAGATTAATTATTATATTTATGTTGATTTTATCTATCACAACTTTTTCTAAAGAGAGTGAGGAAGTAAAAAATATAGATAACTCTTTTGAATATTTTGAGGTGTATGACCCATTGGAGCCTATCAATAGAAGAATCTATTACTTCAACTATCAGTTTGATAAGTATATATTCTTACCTTCAGTAAAATTTTATAGAGCTATTACTCCAGAATTGTTGAGAAAAGGAGTGAAAAATTTCTTTAATAATGCACAAAATATTTCTACGACAGGTAATTCTCTTCTCCAATTGAAAATAAAAAAGGCAATGAGAGCAATCGGAAGATTTACTATGAATAGTGCTGTGGGAATTGGGGGGATTGTAGATGTAGCATCTAATATGGGAATGCCGAAACCGTATGAAGATTTTGGACTTACTCTAGCCCATTATGGCGTAAGAAAGGGACCATATTTGATTTTACCAATTTTAGGTCCAAGTTCTTTAAGAGATGCTTTTGGAATGGGAGTTGATATTTTTAGTAGAGGGATGCTATATTATACAAGTGATTTAGATATATTAAATAATACAAGTGTTTCTATTCTTTATGCAATTGATAAAAGAGCTGGAATTCCTTTTGAATACCATCAGACAGGTTCTCCTTTTGAATATGAGTATATTAGATTTTTGTATTGTAAGTATAGAAGATTACAAATTGAATTAGGAAGTGAAGTCTTTTAA
- a CDS encoding alpha/beta fold hydrolase family protein: protein MKKYLFVIFLFFSFLTFAEYNYPIKNPNMATILGSSTLMIEGVSKEVPVKEYKIKLSQKKDIPEHFWYNEGFKFSLVSQNKKAPLVFLLAGTGSAHNSIRMEYFQRIFYDAGYHVVSISSPMNSNFVINASTSKMPGMIVEDSEDIYKVMKEINKKISDKVEVSDYYLVGYSLGGTEAGILSWIDEREKDFNFKRVFMINPAVDLYKSAQKLDKYMYFPEEERAEKISQMIENIIDTVVSNTLPEYSSVDVETIYKIFSQKQLSDKEMEQLIGGAFRLTSIDLNYIVDVLNNRGVYVKEPVGKFTPMFENFKKINFATFEEYIERLALPYYQEKLGKELELEDLLIKARLNYIEDYLKNTPKIMAVTNADELILDSEDIEFLKATFNDRLIIYPYGGHCGNMFFTPNVKVMLDFLEKGDVEYENK, encoded by the coding sequence ATGAAAAAATATTTATTTGTAATATTTTTGTTTTTTTCATTTCTGACTTTTGCTGAATATAATTATCCGATTAAAAATCCTAATATGGCGACAATATTGGGAAGTTCAACGCTTATGATCGAAGGTGTTAGCAAAGAAGTTCCGGTGAAAGAATATAAAATAAAATTGTCTCAAAAAAAGGATATACCAGAGCATTTTTGGTATAATGAAGGATTTAAGTTTTCATTAGTTTCTCAAAATAAAAAAGCTCCCTTAGTATTCTTATTAGCAGGGACAGGGTCAGCTCATAATTCAATAAGAATGGAGTATTTTCAGAGAATTTTCTATGATGCTGGCTATCATGTAGTATCTATCTCTTCTCCTATGAATAGCAACTTTGTCATCAATGCTTCTACAAGCAAGATGCCAGGAATGATAGTAGAAGATTCAGAGGATATCTACAAAGTAATGAAAGAGATTAATAAAAAAATTTCTGATAAGGTGGAGGTTAGTGACTATTATCTAGTAGGATATAGTCTTGGTGGAACAGAGGCTGGAATACTATCATGGATAGATGAAAGGGAAAAAGATTTTAATTTTAAAAGAGTATTTATGATAAATCCAGCTGTGGATCTATATAAATCTGCACAAAAATTGGATAAATATATGTATTTTCCTGAAGAAGAGAGGGCAGAAAAGATATCTCAAATGATAGAGAATATAATAGATACAGTTGTAAGTAATACATTACCAGAGTATTCTTCTGTTGATGTAGAAACAATTTACAAGATATTTTCACAAAAACAATTGAGTGATAAGGAGATGGAGCAGCTTATAGGTGGAGCTTTTAGATTGACTTCTATTGATTTAAACTATATAGTAGATGTGTTAAATAATAGAGGAGTCTATGTAAAAGAACCAGTTGGAAAATTTACTCCTATGTTTGAAAATTTTAAAAAAATTAATTTTGCAACTTTTGAAGAGTATATTGAGAGATTAGCTTTACCATATTATCAAGAAAAGTTAGGAAAAGAGTTAGAGTTAGAGGATTTATTGATAAAGGCTAGATTAAACTATATAGAGGATTATTTAAAAAATACTCCTAAAATAATGGCTGTTACCAATGCTGATGAATTGATATTAGATAGTGAAGATATAGAGTTTTTAAAGGCAACTTTTAATGATAGATTGATAATTTATCCATACGGAGGGCACTGTGGAAATATGTTTTTTACTCCTAATGTAAAAGTTATGTTAGATTTTTTAGAAAAAGGAGATGTAGAGTATGAAAATAAATAG
- a CDS encoding HU family DNA-binding protein, which translates to MTKKEFVDLYFEKGEFTTKVDAEKKAMAFLATIEEVLTKGDEISFLGFGKFEVTERAARTCRNPQTGEEMKVEAKKAVKFKAGKSLSEKVNK; encoded by the coding sequence ATGACTAAAAAAGAGTTTGTAGATTTGTATTTTGAAAAAGGGGAATTCACAACTAAAGTTGATGCAGAAAAAAAAGCGATGGCATTTTTAGCAACAATAGAGGAGGTTTTAACAAAAGGAGATGAAATTTCTTTCTTAGGATTTGGAAAATTTGAAGTAACAGAAAGAGCTGCTAGAACTTGTAGAAATCCTCAAACTGGTGAAGAAATGAAAGTTGAAGCTAAAAAAGCTGTTAAATTTAAAGCAGGAAAATCTTTATCTGAAAAGGTAAATAAATAA